Proteins encoded within one genomic window of Humulus lupulus chromosome 1, drHumLupu1.1, whole genome shotgun sequence:
- the LOC133834656 gene encoding LOB domain-containing protein 29-like, giving the protein MTGFGSPCGACKFLRRKCINGCIFAPYFCHEQGATHFAAIHKVFGASNVSKLLAHLPVTDRCEAAVTISYEAQARLQDPIYGCVSHIFALQQQVVNLQAQLATLKELQLASSQRSQSFNNGSGTVNPNNGKFSGKVESWDDDHDYGWFEMESPKLSSNYSTSAAGTAMAYNDKNGVLIINPNPNSSGNHYNKVDQIIPDNHHENICYGSFEETNNSFSMSSFESIMQPNYYYRPWGAFQEYSDELQSMVQNS; this is encoded by the exons ATGACTGGTTTTGGTTCTCCCTGTGGAGCCTGCAAATTCTTGAGAAGAAAATGCATTAATGGCTGTATATTTGCACCTTATTTCTGCCATGAACAGGGAGCAACTCATTTTGCAGCCATTCATAAGGTTTTTGGGGCAAGCAATGTGTCGAAGCTTCTTGCTCACCTGCCGGTGACTGACCGCTGTGAGGCTGCGGTGACCATCTCCTACGAAGCTCAAGCAAGGCTTCAAGATCCCATCTATGGCTGCGTTTCTCATATATTTGCTCTTCAACAACag GTGGTTAACTTACAAGCACAGTTGGCTACCCTGAAGGAATTACAATTAGCCTCGTCTCAAAGAAGTCAAAGCTTCAACAATGGATCCGGAACAGTAAACCCTAATAATGGAAAATTCAGTGGAAAAGTTGAATCTTGGGACGATGATCATGATTATGGTTGGTTTGAAATGGAAAGTCCAAAGTTGAGCAGTAATTATAGTACTAGTGCAGCTGGGACAGCTATGGCGTACAACGATAAAAATGGGGTACTGATTATAAATCCAAACCCTAATTCATCAGGGAATCATTATAATAAAGTTGACCAAATTATCCCAGATAATCATCATGAGAATATCTGTTATGGAAGCTTTGAAGAGACTAATAATTCCTTTTCGATGTCTTCTTTTGAATCAATAATGCAACCAAATTACTATTACAGGCCATGGGGGGCTTTTCAGGAATATTCCGATGAGCTTCAATCAATGGTCCAGAATTCATGA